The following nucleotide sequence is from Lasioglossum baleicum unplaced genomic scaffold, iyLasBale1 scaffold1476, whole genome shotgun sequence.
TTTGTACAgagtattttacaatttatttatattttataaaatgtatTCATCTTATATATTCTCTTCATTATAACAGACAACATTTTGTACATTGTATGCATAAAGAATATGTTCGcatgtataattatttttatttcttcaattttcaaaatcctTCGAATAAAAGGTAGTAAAAATCGTAAAGTATCTAAAAAACGACTTAAAATTCCATTCCAAAAAGTAATTTCATGCTGACTTCGATCGATTTATTTCTTCAccaattttatgtatatataacttATACATATGTCAGCTAATATGTAAAGGGTATTTCTTCATTGATCGTTCAAATGCCTCTACTATAGTAGATCTGGAAATAGCAAaagaataatataaataaaggaTAGTTATAAGTAGTAACCTCTTAattcttttcaaatttttactTTTCTAAGTAAATTTGTGCTACTCATTGTCAGGAATACTCCACATGATATTTACATACCTAAATACTTTCTGATGAAGAAGGTATGCAGATACATGTCCAGCATCTATATATCGAATTTCAGCCCCTGGCCAAATTTTGTCTAAGCTCATACAATCATCACGTGGTATGTATGCATCATTTCTTGCGCAAACAGCAATAATCAATTCGGTATCAACAggtatttcaaaattttttaaatgcgtACATTCATCCATTATTCCGCACATGAACTGCAATGCCTCTCGTTCACGCCATTTACAATCCGAAAATAACGGATGTCTTGGAACTGGTAACAAACAAATCCCTATTGCCAAAGCAATATATACAAGTCATGCTTTTAGTATTTATGTTAGTATTTAAAACTGAGAAACAAAAGTAAATATTTTAAGTAACATAAGTATTTATTAACAACAACTTATATATTAAACAATTGCGAATTTGTTagattattttatatatgtgaAAAGAATAAAACTGGacaagattaaaattattatattatagaaGAACAAAAGCCCAAATTCATTTTTTGGAATTTGATGGATgttatattacaatattatggCATTCTTATAAGTTAGTATAATGTAAGTCAATGTTTTACGTTAGTTTTTTAGTacattcaaattaaaaatatataaagtaCAAATCCTTTACAAAAGCAAAACAAATAAGTATATGATATGAATAGTATATAATAAATAGTACCTTATAAATACACATACAGATAATACCTGCCTTTAAGTGTATTTGAATCCCTTAACTTAAATTTGTTAGATAAAATGTTTAAAGGAAATGTTCGAGCTGCTTTTTCTTCAGCAACTTGATTTTTTAAAGTATTGTCTTCTGAATTACAGTCTTTATACTCTTTATTATGAATCACAGTTTCGGTGGCAGATATTGTATGTACATCTTTAGTAACACTGttagacaattgtttcaattcaTGAATTCTTTTCATACTTGTAGGATAATGCTGTGCAAAATGttgcccagctaaaaaagcgtcctaaaaataaataaataaaatatttgcatcaaaatttattgtacattttatttataactgTAGTTAaatcttttcttttcatttgaaGATTTATTATATATACTTACTTCTTTACCTATAACTTTTACCATTTTAGCGAGATCATTTTGGTACAATTCATTTgcaaaatattgattttctaAAAGTGTCCAATTAATGGAAGCACTCATTACTCCTTGCGTGAATACTGGTGATGCTGTCGACCAAGAAAGGCAAGGAATTAATGGTATTGGTTTTGGCCAATTAGTTGCTGCTAAAGAAGCCATCTAAGCAAACCAATAAATCAATATACACTGTCATAGATAATCGcaaaataattcaatttattggtataaataaaaatactaaCATGACCACCCATTGATAAACCTGTTAATCCCAATGGCCCAAAACCTTGTTGTTCACACCAATTTAGTAAAACAATTGATTCCATTATCAAACATCCTCCCATAATGAAGATGTCACAGACATTATGTAAGCAAGAACGTCTACAAAGTATgctattattaacataaatagttatcttttttaaaatacaatatgGTTTTACTATTACAAACCTTCTATACACAATTTCTTACATTTGATTCTGTGGTTTCCTCGTACCATAGAATGGATTTTCTACTAATAAAGATGCAATTCCAGATTCTTTCAGTAATGGCTTAGCAATCAGATTTCTTCTTCTCCAAAAGTACTAATATCATATAATtcgttaattttatattttgaagaaaaagtaacatttcaattaaataaagatatttaCTAACATATAATATTTACTTACATGATCTCCTGTACCTGCAAGATGTAAACACATAGGCTTTACTTTATGAGAATACCATTTTCTTGGTAAAACTAATTGGAAATGTGCAGTTATTGTCTCATAAGGCATTATATCTGGAAGGTGCTTATTAAATGGACTTTCAAAAGAACCTTCTATTATATGACAGTCTGACCATTCTTCAtcctatttaaatatatatatatacaaaaattatcaactttttattttgtttaaaataattttaaaacattcATACTATACCTTAGTTATATTGATTGGATAATCAACAGGAATAAGTTTGTAACATGTTTCTCTATTGGCAAGAAGTTTCCTGAATTCAAAAATTCTACAACATAAatttaatgattaaaaaatgcataatttttaatttacatgttATATAATTTTGTTTTCACGAAAAATCATTAAAATACTATTTGCATAAAAAATACCATCATCttaatacaaaatttaataaatataatataacaaataaaaaattattatccaAGTATTTTTACTATACTATAAATAGCACTCATTTATATTTGAATCAGATAGAATATTGAATACTTTTATACACGAATCAAATGTTATAATttgttttcaatgaaattaacatTAAAGTATTCTTACCTTTTCAAATTTTGAGGGCTTCCCCAGCCTTTCGTGAAAAATTTGGTAAGCAAAATACTTCTGTAAACAGCATCCAAACGACTGCGTGGCATTGTAAATCATTAATATTTAGCTTTTGAAGATTTTTTACTGAGAGTAGAAATTTgttcaataataaaatatcaatttatttaaatacaccTTATGTTGGTTTAAACGACTTTGACTATTTCGTGCAAGCACTATCATGGCGCAATTCTCAAAATGCTATTAACGGTACCGACATTGCTCTTGAACTAGTTGCAAAGTTTGTAACGTTGAACAGTTTATCGAATATATTAATCAGGCGATACGAACGATCACATTGGATGACGTTCTGCGAATATATCGCATATAAATATTAGCTTCTCGCATTTTCGCCTATGTTACAAATACAACTACAATTTCGACGAATCAGTTCTTTAAATATAGATCATTCGTAAGAGGACGTTACCGTCCTACCttgttatatatttataaacttAATCCTCAAGCAAGGTACActgataataaaatttattagatTCATGATTCTCAATTCAATTTGAGACATAACGTTTGCGCCATCTGTCgacgtgttttttttttgtaaaaacaCATCTTGGTATCGTAGACATCATAGACAATAAACGTATTAATACTAATTGAAAGCACTGAAAAGATTCACGTAGTatcataaattatatttaaattcaatatatgtataatgttacaatttaaaatatatagaataataaagaaataaattgttatgCATATATACCATGCAtacaaacaaaaattttataaataaatgtatcaTTAATTTTCTGATACTATACAATTTtgctattatttatattatattaatataatatatgtatattcttgtAATAAATCACCTCCAATATAATTGTTAGAACTGTGCAATCGTTCTTAAAAGTTTCATATACGTATGTATAGTTTAGTAATCACTAATTTTTAAATCAGTGTTACGACCTTTTACGTAACTTTGCCTTTTTTATAATCAGATACGAATATCATATTTATGGTGTAATATTTATTCGTGGAAGACAATCgtacttatatgtatatgtataaatttttgaagcattaaacattatttattaaagttctatgtaataatataaagatataaaataaaaaataaaaacgaaatGAAACAAAGGAAATCCTTTTAAGTTATACATTATTTTGGATAACATTCAATTGAGTAATTTTCAAATATTGAAAAGTTAacagattaaatattaaacattaatcaaaaataaaattattctattatcaataatttatatttttctacgtAGTTTGCGATATATTGAGATGCTATTTAACCTACACAGTATCGATTGAAATTTGATCGATTCTATGTAGATATGATTGTAAAAAATAAGAAACGAAACTTTATATAATTTTGCTAATAAGATATGGTTATAAATGAGGAATAGAAAGAATTAAGTtattaaaatttctaaaaaaggcaatattttttaaattttattttgttagtaaaattttattttgttagtAATTTCACattgcattttattttaatttaaagtaTTTATTCCGATATTAAGGTAATTGAAAAATGCTAGGTTGTTGACGAATCTCTAAATAATGTATACAAAAATGTATTCGTTATCAAGTCTACCTTATACCTTATTTGTGGTTGAAGTAaaacatgtaatatataaataattattatatgtcataaaaattaaataaatgttaAGTAACTATTATTCGATAAGAGAATATAGTAAATTCTAGATGAATAGTTAGCGATTAACTAAAACAAGAATGTCTTCTTTTCGTGTTGATGAActgattaattattttaaatcacacAACAAAATTAGGGAACAACAAAGTCATTCTGCTAAAGTACACAGTGTAGGATGGAGTTGTGATGGGAAACTCTTGGCTTCGGGATCTTTTGATAAATCTGTTTGTATTTTCGCTCTTTCACCGGATCGTTTAGTAAGTAAACATAACCTTAATATCAATTTTCGTTCATATAGTAAAGTTCTATTTTTCTTATGTTCAgaattgcattcttattttctttAGAAGCAATTAAAATGTttattgaaacttggattttaatcagatataatttattatagaaaCAAGAAATAACATTTAGAGGACACGGTGGTAGTGTAGATCAGCTGTGCTGGCATGCTTTTTATCCAGAATTATTATCTACTGCAAGTGGAGACAAGACAGTTCGAATTTGGGATACAAGAACACAAAAATGCACAGCAAATATTAGCACAAGAGgtgaaaacattaatatatcGTGGTCACCCGATGGTAATACAATAGCAGTTGGAAACAAAGAAGACTTAGTGACTTTTATTGATGCAAGAGTAATGAAAATGCGTGTTGAGGAACAATTTAATTTTGAAGTGAATGAAATCTCATGGAATAAAGACTCTGACACATTTTATTTAACTAATGGTCAAGGTTGTGTACATATCCTTAGTTATCCAGATTTAGAATTGTTACATGTAATTAAAGCACATCCAGGAACATGTATTTGTATAGAATTTGATCCTACTGGAAGATACTTTGCAACTGGGTCAGCAGATGCATTGGTTTCTTTATGGGATGCAGATGAATTGTGTTGTTTAAGAACATTTTCAAGATTAGAGTGGCCAGTAAGAACTATTTCATTCTCTTATGATGGACAACTATTAGCTGCAGCATCTGAAGATCTTGTGATAGATATAGGTGAAGTTGAAACTGGAGAAAAAATTGCAGATATACCAGTAGAGGCAGCAACTTTTACAGTTGCATGGCACccaaaacaatatttattagcATATGCATGTGATGACAAAGATACTTATGATAGAAAACGAGATGCAGGCAGTTTAAAAGTATTTGGATTTGCcaattcttaaaattttatttttagacttttatatcaaaatacattttagtagaaAAAAGAGTGACTTACTTTGATTTCTGTACCTgtcttaatatttatatcttttaaatacattatattattattataagtgTATTTGACATAAAATGTATTGTATAAAATTaagtatttttaatgaaaaaatcataaaaattttaTGCAATAGTAAAAGTAACTATGTTccctatttaataaattttttactaAAAATATGTAGTATTTGGATAAAGATTATAagacatataaaaaatatttgataattttctcaacttatttatgttattatattaatacaattagttaaatatattttaaaataggtAAAACGATTTATtgtagcaaaaaaaaaaatatataaaaagatgtatgctataaaaaaatacgtatTTTTTGTAATATATAGTATTAAACATCATTTGAGTTAactgaaattattaatatttcagtGTTTTACTATCTCGTTGATATGGTTACTAAGCAGTCACTTCTTTCTTAACCTGAAAATATCttcgaataaattttgtatTACTATTAGTTTTGCCTTTGCTACTGAAACATTTTACTGATTACTAATTTCAATGTCATGCTTAGAAGATACACAGTCCAATTGTAGATGTCAATATACGTTTACGTTAACGGACGAAATAGTTCAGGAACAAATTTCTGAAATGAAAGATAGCTTTAATCATGTACCCAGTATTCATGAGGTTGACGAAGAAGAAACTGATGAGGAGCATACCTATGACCAAGAATTGAAGACTCCTAAAGATATAGAACACACTGAAAACATAATAAAGGATACTGCAGATGAAGATTCTGTTTACAGTAATGACTCATTTTGTTCTGATGAGTCTTGTGATGAATCTGAAGGAACTAATGTTACTTCAAGATCAATTAATGATTCCCATTTTTCACCCCAAATCACTAATTGCAAATATAATCAGGAGGAGAATAAAAATGAAGAAGAGAAATctgaaaatataatacaaaataatgaaattacaaATTCAGTTGGTTGTAAGGGCTCATTATCTGAGGATGATTCCATAGGAATTAAACAGattaaaaaatagaagaaaaaacATGAGTTTTACAGATGAAGAATTAAGGAAAATCGAATGGGAAAATCAGCTTCTCTTGAAGAAGATAATGGCACAACAAAAACCAAAAGAGAAGATACTTCATGAAAATGTTCAACTATCCCGAATGAGTAGTTCtgcaataaatagaaaaaaattacagaagaaaatagaaaatgaaaatatagtaTGTATGAATACCTTAATTGAAATACTTAATATGTTTgaagataattgtttataaaattattataaattaatgagaaaatatttacatttacagTTATTGCTCCAAAGGATACAACAAACTAAATCACGTGTAATGAACAACATGACAAAACCTGGTTGTAGACAGACAATTTTATAATCTGTaacaaacaaacaatttttattcaccTTACAATAATAGAAAATTTATCTTTGATACCTTTTTATGCTATTCATTAAGTATCTGTGATTTATTTTTTGCATTACAAAATGTAAAATTCTAAGTATGCATTGTTcaagaattataaaataattatgtaaaatttcatacatatatattctatcatttttgtaataaaactaactttattaaattatttttaaactaTTTTATTCGAACATAATTTTGCAATTATCTTCAAAATTTGATTAATAATACAATCGtcaaattatcaatttcaataattttaaaaaataataaatgtcaAAAGCTTTCTCGATTTTATCTCTTcaagtattttatatataaataaataatatttcataattaataataattaaatattttgaatattactttgaatattgtttataacaaatttcaaattattaacacaCAGCAATTACTAGTCTTGAAGAGTAggtacacatttttattttgttttgtatACATCACAACTTTGTAAAATGTTTTGAAAACTTACCGAAGAAATTTCTACAAGTCAAGACTATAAAAATCACAGTTCTCACTCGTTCCAAATAACTTAATTATTACCTTTTTGCATAACATCAAGACCAACATTCTCTGAGTATTGTGATTATTTTTTATGTATGTGtagaaagtataaaaaaaaCGAAGATAACAATCAAAAGGCAAAAATTCATTAACTagaaatttttttacttttatgtTTGTTTCTTTGATTACTCTAT
It contains:
- the LOC143220717 gene encoding THO complex subunit 3-like; translation: MSSFRVDELINYFKSHNKIREQQSHSAKVHSVGWSCDGKLLASGSFDKSVCIFALSPDRLKQEITFRGHGGSVDQLCWHAFYPELLSTASGDKTVRIWDTRTQKCTANISTRGENINISWSPDGNTIAVGNKEDLVTFIDARVMKMRVEEQFNFEVNEISWNKDSDTFYLTNGQGCVHILSYPDLELLHVIKAHPGTCICIEFDPTGRYFATGSADALVSLWDADELCCLRTFSRLEWPVRTISFSYDGQLLAAASEDLVIDIGEVETGEKIADIPVEAATFTVAWHPKQYLLAYACDDKDTYDRKRDAGSLKVFGFANS
- the LOC143220722 gene encoding LOW QUALITY PROTEIN: uncharacterized protein LOC143220722 (The sequence of the model RefSeq protein was modified relative to this genomic sequence to represent the inferred CDS: deleted 1 base in 1 codon), whose translation is MSCLEDTQSNCRCQYTFTLTDEIVQEQISEMKDSFNHVPSIHEVDEEETDEEHTYDQELKTPKDIEHTENIIKDTADEDSVYSNDSFCSDESCDESEGTNVTSRSINDSHFSPQITNCKYNQEENKNEEEKSENIIQNNEITNSVGCKGSLSEDDSIGIKQIKNRRKNMSFTDEELRKIEWENQLLLKKIMAQQKPKEKILHENVQLSRMSSSAINRKKLQKKIENENILLLQRIQQTKSRVMNNMTKPGCRQTIL
- the LOC143220720 gene encoding protein ABHD18-like, with translation MPRSRLDAVYRSILLTKFFTKGWGSPQNLKRIFEFRKLLANRETCYKLIPVDYPINITKDEEWSDCHIIEGSFESPFNKHLPDIMPYETITAHFQLVLPRKWYSHKVKPMCLHLAGTGDHYFWRRRNLIAKPLLKESGIASLLVENPFYGTRKPQNQIRSCLHNVCDIFIMGGCLIMESIVLLNWCEQQGFGPLGLTGLSMGGHMASLAATNWPKPIPLIPCLSWSTASPVFTQGVMSASINWTLLENQYFANELYQNDLAKMVKVIGKEDAFLAGQHFAQHYPTSMKRIHELKQLSNSVTKDVHTISATETVIHNKEYKDCNSEDNTLKNQVAEEKAARTFPLNILSNKFKLRDSNTLKGICLLPVPRHPLFSDCKWREREALQFMCGIMDECTHLKNFEIPVDTELIIAVCARNDAYIPRDDCMSLDKIWPGAEIRYIDAGHVSAYLLHQKVFRSTIVEAFERSMKKYPLHIS